From Nitrospinota bacterium, the proteins below share one genomic window:
- a CDS encoding acyl-CoA thioesterase: MNNLKEDYCELPPGKQPALRVAAMPKDTNFKGDIFGGWILGQVDIAGSIDAMRIAQGRVATVAVKEVVFKKPVYVGDLVSCYADCIAIGTTSITMDITVYAERVNNGKCVKVTEAKVVYVAVDEHGTPRPVPKG, encoded by the coding sequence ATGAACAACCTCAAAGAGGATTATTGCGAACTCCCGCCCGGGAAACAGCCGGCGCTGCGCGTGGCGGCCATGCCGAAGGACACCAACTTCAAGGGGGACATCTTCGGCGGCTGGATATTGGGGCAGGTCGACATCGCCGGCTCGATTGACGCGATGCGAATCGCGCAAGGCCGGGTCGCCACCGTGGCGGTGAAAGAGGTCGTCTTCAAAAAGCCGGTCTATGTGGGCGATCTCGTCAGTTGCTACGCCGACTGCATCGCCATCGGCACCACCTCCATCACGATGGATATAACCGTCTACGCCGAGCGGGTAAACAACGGCAAATGCGTGAAGGTGACGGAGGCGAAAGTGGTCTACGTCGCCGTGGACGAACACGGCACTCCCCGCCCCGTCCCGAAAGGATAG
- a CDS encoding ATP-dependent Clp protease proteolytic subunit has translation MPNWNDVLSEIGKYKQEFIQNANQSVDIVRRKYLKLLFEETDRNIIAYYSGFLSKPGIEQSQISDEDKNAFMMAIHKLDRSKGLDLIIHSEGGSIAATESIVDYLHRMFGSDIRAIVPQIAMSAGTMLACSCKEIIMAKHSNIGPIDPWLRGVPAQGVKGEFKRAFEEIKADPAKLAVWQPILMKYQPTFLSQCENAIDWAHTFVKNQLTEIMFSGKDDAVLLATNVVTALSNYDENKSHGRHIHFDEAFAIGLNVKLIENDCSDKYQDLLLTVHHCFMHSLTNTPSYKMIENHNGVAFVKQLVTGQS, from the coding sequence ATGCCCAACTGGAATGATGTCCTCTCAGAGATCGGGAAATATAAACAAGAATTCATACAAAACGCAAACCAATCTGTAGATATTGTCCGAAGAAAATATTTAAAGCTTCTTTTCGAAGAAACCGACCGAAACATCATCGCTTACTATTCAGGATTTCTTTCAAAGCCCGGCATTGAACAATCGCAAATATCTGATGAAGATAAGAATGCATTTATGATGGCTATACATAAACTTGACCGGTCGAAAGGGCTGGACCTCATTATTCACAGCGAGGGTGGAAGCATAGCCGCCACGGAATCTATTGTTGACTATCTTCATCGGATGTTTGGAAGTGACATCAGAGCTATCGTCCCTCAAATTGCCATGTCGGCTGGTACAATGCTGGCTTGTTCTTGCAAAGAAATCATTATGGCAAAGCACTCCAACATCGGCCCAATTGATCCTTGGTTACGTGGCGTTCCGGCCCAAGGAGTAAAGGGGGAATTTAAACGTGCATTTGAGGAAATAAAAGCAGACCCGGCAAAGCTTGCCGTTTGGCAACCGATATTGATGAAATACCAGCCTACATTTCTCAGCCAATGTGAAAATGCAATTGATTGGGCCCACACTTTCGTTAAAAATCAGCTAACTGAAATTATGTTTAGCGGAAAGGATGATGCCGTTTTACTTGCCACCAATGTTGTTACTGCGCTTAGTAATTATGATGAAAACAAATCTCATGGCCGACATATTCATTTTGATGAGGCATTTGCGATTGGGCTAAATGTTAAGCTGATTGAAAATGATTGCAGTGATAAATACCAAGACCTTTTATTGACGGTACATCACTGTTTTATGCACAGTCTTACCAACACGCCGTCATATAAAATGATCGAAAATCATAACGGCGTGGCCTTCGTTAAGCAACTTGTAACAGGACAATCTTAG
- a CDS encoding hydrogenase small subunit: MSGVKDQVKLLTSVDRREFMGLCAQISVVLGLGNDMVPKIAEALEAAARKPSIIWLHFQECTGDSEAFLRTTSPSVAELVLDVLSIDYHETIMAASGDQAEQNLAKAIKENKGKYLVVCEGAIPLATPPGPAGLKGGYLTIGNKTGLQIAEEVCRDAAAVICVGNCSSYGGVQAQRPNPTGAVGVGEALGIKTVNIPACPHNPVNSIATIVNYLLLGTLPPTDRFGRPLFAYEERIHDQCTRRSHFDAGQFVTEWGSEEAKKGFCLYKMGCKGPQTYNNCNKARYNDHTGWPIGAGHGCVGCSEPKFWDTMSPFYKRLDNIEVPFGGVEATADKVGLVLTGAAVAGAAVHAVYTFNKKKEHEERIIDREKKEGK; this comes from the coding sequence ATGTCCGGGGTCAAAGATCAGGTAAAACTTCTCACCAGCGTCGACCGGCGCGAATTCATGGGTCTATGCGCGCAAATCTCCGTCGTCCTCGGGCTTGGCAACGATATGGTGCCGAAGATCGCGGAAGCCCTCGAAGCGGCCGCCCGCAAGCCCTCCATCATCTGGCTCCACTTCCAGGAGTGTACCGGCGACTCGGAGGCGTTTCTCCGCACCACCAGTCCGTCGGTGGCGGAACTGGTGCTTGACGTCCTTTCCATCGACTACCACGAAACGATCATGGCCGCATCGGGTGACCAGGCGGAGCAGAACCTCGCCAAGGCGATAAAAGAGAACAAGGGGAAATATCTTGTCGTCTGTGAAGGGGCGATTCCGCTGGCCACCCCGCCAGGTCCCGCCGGTCTCAAAGGAGGGTATCTCACCATCGGCAACAAGACCGGCCTCCAAATTGCCGAAGAGGTTTGCCGCGACGCGGCCGCCGTCATCTGCGTGGGGAACTGCTCCAGCTACGGCGGCGTACAGGCCCAGCGCCCCAATCCCACCGGCGCGGTGGGGGTGGGGGAAGCGCTTGGAATCAAAACCGTCAACATCCCGGCCTGCCCCCACAACCCGGTCAACTCCATCGCCACCATCGTGAATTACCTGCTCCTCGGCACCTTGCCGCCGACCGACCGCTTCGGCCGCCCGCTCTTCGCCTATGAAGAGCGGATACACGACCAGTGTACCCGCCGCTCGCACTTCGACGCGGGCCAGTTCGTGACCGAGTGGGGGAGCGAGGAGGCCAAGAAAGGCTTCTGCCTTTACAAGATGGGGTGCAAAGGGCCGCAGACCTATAACAACTGCAACAAGGCCCGCTATAACGACCACACCGGCTGGCCCATCGGCGCCGGGCATGGCTGCGTCGGTTGCTCCGAGCCGAAGTTCTGGGACACCATGTCCCCCTTCTACAAGCGGCTCGATAATATAGAGGTTCCCTTTGGCGGCGTGGAAGCCACCGCCGACAAGGTGGGGCTGGTCCTTACCGGGGCGGCGGTCGCGGGGGCGGCGGTGCACGCGGTCTACACGTTCAACAAGAAAAAAGAGCATGAAGAGCGCATCATCGATCGGGAAAAGAAGGAGGGTAAGTAA
- a CDS encoding HyaD/HybD family hydrogenase maturation endopeptidase has translation MGNNIATPITVLGIGNILMRDDGLGIRALEALRRDFSFPGNVTLIDGGTTIFHNMEIFTAAEKMIVFDAVKLDGPPGTVYAFNSDEYRVKLPRKATSHDVGVLNTLSIMELVGKKPPEVIIIGVQPKEYDTWSEELTPEVAAAIPEMVRRAVEQLAKWGMNIMQNKGKFAL, from the coding sequence GTGGGAAATAACATCGCAACCCCCATCACGGTGCTCGGCATCGGCAACATCCTGATGCGGGACGATGGCCTCGGCATACGGGCGCTGGAAGCCCTGCGGCGGGATTTTTCGTTTCCGGGCAATGTAACGCTCATCGACGGCGGCACCACCATCTTTCACAACATGGAGATATTCACCGCCGCGGAAAAAATGATCGTGTTCGACGCCGTGAAGCTGGACGGCCCGCCGGGAACCGTCTACGCCTTCAACTCGGATGAATACCGGGTGAAGCTCCCGCGCAAAGCCACCTCGCACGACGTGGGTGTGCTCAATACCCTTTCGATAATGGAACTGGTGGGCAAAAAGCCGCCGGAAGTGATTATCATCGGCGTGCAGCCGAAGGAATACGACACATGGAGCGAGGAACTTACCCCCGAAGTGGCCGCCGCCATTCCCGAAATGGTCCGCCGCGCCGTCGAACAGCTTGCGAAGTGGGGGATGAATATCATGCAAAACAAGGGTAAATTTGCATTGTAA
- a CDS encoding nickel-dependent hydrogenase large subunit, with translation MGTRVVIDPITRIEGHLRIEVEIENGKVKDAWSSGTMFRGFEIFMRDRDPRDAWYITQRVCGVCTTVHALTSVLCVENAIGIEVPDNARLIRNLIMGSQYLHDHIVHFYHLHALDWVDVVNALKADPKKTAELAHAINPHSQRSGEGDFQAVQDRVKAFVNAGQLGPFDNAYWGHPAYRLPPEADLMAVSHYLDALTLQAKAARMHAVFGGKNPHPQSYVVGGMTCVQDLTPDRLAEFIYLMKETVDFAQNVYIPDLLAVAPFYKEWAGIGGGVGNYLAYGMLPENTKDDPNNLFFPRGVVMNRDLGNPQKLDQAKIMEHVAHSFYEGAAPRHPSVGETKPYFTGINTADKDGKYSWLKSPRYDGKAMEVGPLARLVVGYAAGHKQIKAAVDGTLKQLGLPATILFSTLGRTAARGIETKVMADKMQQWVDELLANIKRGDLSTFASYKMPDRASGFGMTEAPRGALGHWIDIRGGLIHNYQLVVPTTWNGSPRDATGQRGAFEEALVGTPVHDPKKPLEILRTIHSFDPCLACSVHVIDPKTNEVHVTKAA, from the coding sequence ATGGGAACCCGCGTAGTCATCGACCCGATCACCAGAATCGAAGGCCACCTCCGCATCGAAGTGGAAATTGAAAACGGCAAGGTCAAGGATGCGTGGAGCAGCGGCACCATGTTCCGCGGCTTCGAAATCTTCATGCGCGACCGCGATCCGCGCGACGCGTGGTACATTACCCAGCGCGTCTGCGGCGTCTGCACCACCGTGCACGCGCTCACCTCGGTGCTCTGCGTGGAAAACGCCATCGGCATCGAGGTGCCGGATAACGCGCGCCTTATCCGCAACCTCATCATGGGAAGCCAGTATCTGCACGATCACATCGTCCACTTCTATCACCTCCACGCGCTGGATTGGGTGGACGTGGTCAACGCCCTGAAAGCCGACCCGAAGAAGACAGCCGAACTTGCCCACGCCATCAATCCGCATTCGCAACGGAGCGGGGAGGGGGACTTTCAAGCGGTGCAGGACAGGGTCAAGGCGTTTGTGAACGCGGGCCAGCTCGGCCCCTTTGATAACGCCTACTGGGGGCACCCGGCCTACAGGCTGCCGCCGGAAGCGGATCTGATGGCGGTGAGCCACTACCTCGACGCCCTGACGCTGCAGGCGAAGGCGGCCCGGATGCACGCCGTCTTCGGCGGAAAAAACCCGCACCCGCAAAGCTATGTGGTGGGCGGGATGACCTGCGTACAGGATCTGACCCCGGATCGGCTGGCCGAATTCATCTATCTCATGAAAGAGACTGTGGATTTCGCCCAGAACGTCTACATCCCCGACCTGCTGGCGGTGGCGCCCTTCTACAAGGAATGGGCCGGTATCGGCGGCGGGGTGGGGAACTACCTTGCCTACGGCATGCTGCCCGAAAACACCAAGGACGACCCGAACAACCTTTTCTTCCCGCGCGGCGTGGTGATGAACAGGGATTTGGGAAATCCCCAAAAGCTGGATCAGGCGAAGATCATGGAGCATGTGGCGCACTCTTTCTACGAAGGGGCTGCGCCGCGCCACCCCTCGGTGGGGGAAACCAAGCCGTACTTCACCGGCATCAACACCGCCGACAAGGACGGCAAGTACAGTTGGCTCAAGAGTCCGCGCTACGACGGCAAGGCGATGGAGGTCGGCCCGCTGGCCCGGCTGGTCGTCGGCTACGCCGCCGGCCACAAGCAGATCAAGGCGGCCGTGGACGGCACGCTGAAACAGCTCGGCCTTCCCGCCACGATCCTTTTCTCAACGCTTGGACGGACCGCCGCCCGCGGCATCGAGACCAAGGTGATGGCGGACAAGATGCAGCAGTGGGTGGACGAACTGCTGGCGAATATCAAGCGGGGCGATCTCAGCACCTTCGCCAGCTATAAGATGCCCGACAGGGCGAGCGGCTTTGGCATGACCGAAGCGCCCCGCGGCGCCCTCGGCCACTGGATCGATATCAGGGGGGGGCTGATACACAACTACCAGCTTGTGGTGCCGACCACATGGAACGGTTCGCCGCGCGACGCCACGGGTCAGCGCGGGGCCTTCGAGGAAGCTCTCGTCGGCACGCCGGTGCATGATCCGAAGAAACCGCTGGAGATACTCCGCACCATCCATTCGTTCGATCCGTGCCTGGCCTGCTCGGTGCATGTGATAGACCCGAAGACCAACGAAGTGCATGTAACAAAGGCGGCGTAA
- a CDS encoding DUF3536 domain-containing protein: MVEKFICIHAHFYQPPRENPWLEEVEAEESAAPFHDWNQRITKECYAPNTAARVLGKGGKIAGIVSNYEKVSFNFGPTLLSWMERHDPDTYHQILEADRASIRTRNGHGNAIAQVYNHSIMPLNSRRDKETQIIWGIKDFEFRFGRKPEGLWFAETAVDAESLAIAAAHGIKYTILSPRQARCVRPLKGTGAVPWTDVNGNPDTCRPYLYRPDEKHEIALFFYDGDAAHSIAFEGALFDGVKMAEMLLGRFRPEAEKEPQLVHVATDGESYGHHHKFGEMALVSALAELEKRADVAITNYGQYLERNPPRWEADIFPNSSWSCMHGVERWKSDCGCNTGGEAGWNQKWRAPLREALNSLKKTVDAVYEEGLGRFLLDPWEARNDYIEVNLKRSEDRVKGFFTRHQKTPLSDEQTVTALKHLEMQKMAMRMFTSCGWFFSDIAGLESMQILKYAARAIDLAQELSLKPVEGEFIKILEQAKSNIRKNGTGGEIYRRHIIPMRLNPMRMAAHAIITDSLGSPREGLMEVYCYRVEMHDRAHETYLESALTTGMLDIRNAYTLESRKLTFCLLHFGMHDFNCFIHPFFETADYQAAKEEVIEAYHRRSIPELIRTVEKYFGQTYYTVTALFNDQRRRVMEQLIAPHLSQFAETYESLFNANRALMDFHASINVPVPAEFRIAARYVFEKQLGRLFVSTSTSVDHAAMASIISEAARWGLTLDHQRLAENMTAWLEYHAAHTCADREHSTATLVSAVMEEAAANGVTLDVRKMQNLLYPHYLAFITPAHPQHKTLHGIKDFGRVLELFDFLLPPA; the protein is encoded by the coding sequence ATGGTGGAAAAGTTCATTTGCATCCACGCCCATTTTTACCAGCCGCCGCGTGAAAATCCCTGGCTGGAAGAGGTGGAGGCGGAGGAATCGGCCGCGCCGTTTCACGATTGGAACCAGCGGATCACCAAGGAATGCTACGCTCCCAACACCGCCGCCCGCGTCCTCGGCAAAGGGGGGAAAATCGCCGGCATCGTCAGCAACTACGAAAAGGTGAGTTTCAACTTCGGCCCCACCCTCCTTTCATGGATGGAGCGGCACGACCCGGATACCTACCACCAAATACTGGAGGCGGACCGGGCAAGCATCCGCACCCGCAACGGCCACGGCAACGCCATCGCGCAGGTGTACAACCATTCCATCATGCCGCTCAACAGCCGCCGCGACAAGGAGACCCAGATTATCTGGGGGATAAAGGATTTTGAATTCCGGTTCGGCCGCAAGCCGGAAGGGCTCTGGTTCGCCGAAACGGCGGTGGACGCCGAAAGCCTCGCCATCGCCGCGGCGCACGGCATCAAATACACCATCCTTTCCCCCCGTCAGGCGCGGTGCGTCCGTCCGCTGAAAGGAACCGGCGCCGTGCCGTGGACCGACGTGAACGGCAATCCCGACACGTGCCGCCCCTATCTGTACCGGCCCGACGAGAAGCACGAGATTGCGCTGTTCTTTTACGATGGCGACGCCGCGCACAGCATCGCCTTTGAAGGGGCCTTGTTCGATGGCGTGAAGATGGCGGAAATGCTGCTGGGCCGTTTCAGGCCGGAGGCGGAAAAAGAGCCGCAACTGGTGCATGTGGCCACCGACGGCGAGTCCTACGGCCACCACCACAAGTTCGGCGAAATGGCGCTGGTCTCCGCCTTGGCGGAACTGGAGAAACGCGCCGACGTGGCCATCACCAACTACGGCCAGTACCTCGAAAGAAATCCCCCGCGATGGGAGGCCGACATCTTCCCGAACAGCTCGTGGAGCTGCATGCACGGCGTGGAGCGGTGGAAAAGCGACTGCGGGTGCAACACCGGCGGCGAAGCGGGCTGGAACCAGAAGTGGCGCGCGCCGCTGCGCGAGGCGTTGAACAGCCTGAAGAAAACGGTGGACGCCGTTTACGAAGAGGGGCTGGGGCGCTTTCTCCTCGACCCGTGGGAGGCGCGCAACGATTACATCGAAGTGAACCTCAAGCGGAGCGAAGACCGCGTCAAGGGCTTCTTCACCCGCCACCAGAAAACCCCGCTCTCCGACGAACAGACGGTGACGGCCCTCAAGCACCTCGAAATGCAGAAAATGGCGATGCGGATGTTCACCTCCTGCGGCTGGTTCTTCAGCGACATAGCGGGCCTCGAATCGATGCAGATACTCAAATACGCCGCCCGCGCCATCGATCTGGCGCAGGAGCTTTCGCTCAAGCCGGTGGAAGGGGAGTTCATTAAAATATTGGAGCAGGCCAAAAGCAACATACGGAAGAACGGCACCGGGGGCGAGATATACCGCCGCCACATAATCCCGATGCGGTTGAATCCGATGCGGATGGCGGCGCACGCCATCATCACCGATTCGCTCGGCTCCCCCCGGGAGGGGCTGATGGAGGTCTATTGCTACCGGGTGGAAATGCATGACCGCGCGCACGAGACCTATCTGGAATCGGCGCTGACGACCGGCATGCTGGACATCCGCAACGCATACACCCTCGAATCGCGCAAGCTCACCTTCTGCCTGCTCCATTTCGGCATGCACGATTTCAACTGCTTCATCCATCCGTTTTTTGAAACCGCGGATTACCAGGCCGCCAAGGAAGAAGTGATCGAGGCGTACCACCGCCGCTCCATCCCCGAGTTGATCCGCACGGTGGAAAAATACTTCGGCCAGACCTATTACACGGTCACCGCGCTTTTCAACGACCAGCGCCGCCGCGTGATGGAGCAGCTCATCGCCCCGCATCTCAGCCAGTTCGCCGAGACCTACGAATCGCTGTTCAACGCGAACCGCGCACTGATGGATTTCCACGCCAGCATCAACGTGCCGGTGCCGGCCGAATTCAGGATCGCCGCGCGGTACGTTTTTGAAAAACAGCTTGGCAGGCTTTTTGTCAGCACATCGACAAGCGTCGACCATGCGGCGATGGCCTCCATCATTTCCGAGGCGGCCCGGTGGGGCCTTACCCTGGATCACCAGCGTCTCGCCGAAAATATGACCGCCTGGCTTGAGTATCATGCCGCGCACACCTGCGCCGACCGCGAGCACAGCACCGCAACGCTGGTGTCCGCCGTCATGGAAGAAGCTGCGGCGAACGGCGTAACGCTGGACGTAAGGAAAATGCAAAACCTTCTTTATCCCCATTACCTCGCGTTCATAACCCCGGCCCATCCCCAGCATAAAACGCTCCACGGCATCAAGGATTTCGGCCGCGTCCTGGAACTTTTTGATTTCCTCCTCCCCCCCGCCTGA
- the cybH gene encoding Ni/Fe-hydrogenase, b-type cytochrome subunit produces the protein MVILLEMVKVKTAGVRALHWVIFLATVSLVLTGLYIADPFWLSGTGEAYQTFVMAKIRLIHFLSAIALDVAFLVRLYIAFFSLFHTDWREVLPTPGNLKEAWKSFRFYWTLEGEQKDYRWIDPFDGITFHLLHLILILQLFTGFALYVSGIELTAGIYGIWAKTLHFATDWTLVVFGGLPGVRLMHHFTLWLVVSGAFLHIYHQVWKTIKLQRADISAIVNGYKLMAVKRGK, from the coding sequence ATGGTCATTTTGCTGGAAATGGTAAAGGTAAAGACCGCCGGTGTGCGCGCGTTGCACTGGGTGATCTTCTTAGCCACCGTCTCGCTCGTGCTGACCGGCCTGTATATAGCCGATCCGTTCTGGCTTTCCGGCACGGGCGAGGCGTACCAAACGTTCGTCATGGCGAAGATACGGTTGATACACTTCCTCTCGGCAATCGCGCTGGATGTGGCCTTCCTCGTGCGGCTCTACATCGCGTTTTTCTCGCTCTTCCATACCGACTGGCGCGAAGTGCTCCCGACCCCCGGCAACCTGAAAGAGGCATGGAAGTCATTCCGCTTCTACTGGACGCTGGAAGGGGAGCAGAAGGACTACCGCTGGATCGACCCGTTCGACGGGATCACCTTCCACCTGTTGCACCTTATTCTGATACTCCAACTGTTCACCGGATTCGCGCTCTACGTCTCCGGCATCGAACTCACCGCCGGCATCTATGGCATCTGGGCCAAAACCCTGCATTTTGCAACCGACTGGACCCTCGTGGTCTTTGGCGGGCTGCCGGGAGTGCGCCTGATGCACCATTTCACGCTCTGGCTGGTGGTGAGCGGCGCGTTTTTGCACATCTACCATCAGGTCTGGAAAACCATAAAACTGCAACGTGCCGACATCAGCGCCATCGTCAACGGCTACAAGCTGATGGCCGTGAAGCGTGGGAAATAA